The stretch of DNA GCGAGCGTCGTCGCTGACATGCAAATCCTCCGTGAGTCGCTCTCGCGACGCCTACCGTGGCGCCGCGGCGTGCGGAATCCTTCCGCTATGTTGTCGCTTTGAGGCTTGAGCCCTAGGGCTTGAGGGTTACCAGGGCGAACCGCCTCGGTGATCCCTCTAGCCTATTGGCCTCAAATCTCAGGTCTGATTAGCTTCTAACTCGTCGAGTTGTCTCTGTAGCCGCTGCCGGGTCGCTTCATCGACGGTCACCTCGGCGATCCGTCCCACGATGTACCCGACTCCCGCCAGCGCCGCCATCGCGATGAAGGCCGATTTGGCCGTCCCTTCGATGCCACCGCCCACTAGGGCGCCCCGCGCGAACGTGACCGCCCAGGCGAGCGAGCCGAGCACCCCGGCGTACGCCCTTCCCATGACTGACCCATCCCCGAGGCCGCAAACTTTCGACAACCTCCCCATTTTGCCCAATGCGGGCGCAACGGTTTAGACTCAACAATCATCGGCTGCGTTGTCACGGTGGGTTGAGACGAATTGGTCATTCTTTCCGGCTTGCGAGGCGATCGCTCAAGCCGCGAAGGCTGCGGTGACGGGGGCATTGGCGGGGTCCTCGATCGTCGTCGGCAACCAGCCCGCTAGCATCGGCGCCGCTGCCAAGAACTTCTGGCAAGACTCGCTGAGCGAAAGGTGTACGCCGCGGGCCGCGTCTTCGTTCGGGCAGTGATTCACGATCACGCCGACACGGGCCGCGACGGCCCCGAGACGTTTGAGGGTCAAGTAGCCATTGACGGTCGAGAGCCGATCACCACCAACGATCAACAGCGGCCTCGCGGCGCGGCTGGCGAGTTCCCTGGCCCAGAGCGTGTCGCCGACGCCCGCGTCGATGACGATCCAGCCGCCCGCGTCCTCGGTCCACTGACGCGCCGCCCGCAGCAGCCGTTTGGCGGCTTCACCGACGTACGCGCCCTCTCCCGGAGCCGGCGCCACACCGAGCTTCGCCGCCGTTGTGATCACCAGGCCTGCCGTTGGCGTTTCGTCGGCCGCCGCCATCACCGCCAAGTCATTGCGCCCCGCGTGCGCGTCGATCGCCAGGACCGCCACGCCCTCGGGCTGGCTCGTCGAACGCGCGAGGTCCCGGGCCGTGGTTAAGGCGACAGCCGAGACGCCGACGCCGCCCTTGGCGCCAAGCACGACAACGACGCGCTCGGCCGTCGGCGGCATGCCGGGCGCCATGCCTTCGGCGACGCGGCGCAGGTGGTTCGCCTGCTGGCCGTCACCAGAGTGATCTGTCGTTCGTCGAGGATGGCTCACGCAACCTCCTCGCCGAGCAGCCGCGCCGCCAGCGACTTCGCGTCGGCAAGGCGAATGTCTTCGGGGACGCTCTGGCCGTCGGTCAGGTAACTGACGGGGAGACCCGAATCCAATACCGGCGCCGCGGCGTGACCGAGCGATGGGGCCTCGTCGAGCTTCGTAAGCAGCAGCGACGTGGGCCGGACCGGGGCGAAGCGCTCCAGGGCGTCTCGCATACCACGCGCCGTGCCGGTGACGGTCGTTACGAGGTGCGTCTCGTCGGGCGACGCCGCGTCGAGCAGCGTGCGTAGCTCCTCAATGCGGTCGCCGTCGCGCGGGCTGCGTCCGGCCGTGTCGATCAACACCAAGTCGAGCGCCGCAAGTTTTGTGACCGCTCGCCGCATCTCTTCAGGCGTCGAGACCACTTCCATCGGCAGG from Botrimarina mediterranea encodes:
- a CDS encoding MinD/ParA family ATP-binding protein, with protein sequence MSHPRRTTDHSGDGQQANHLRRVAEGMAPGMPPTAERVVVVLGAKGGVGVSAVALTTARDLARSTSQPEGVAVLAIDAHAGRNDLAVMAAADETPTAGLVITTAAKLGVAPAPGEGAYVGEAAKRLLRAARQWTEDAGGWIVIDAGVGDTLWARELASRAARPLLIVGGDRLSTVNGYLTLKRLGAVAARVGVIVNHCPNEDAARGVHLSLSESCQKFLAAAPMLAGWLPTTIEDPANAPVTAAFAA